The genomic interval CCGAACGCGTTTGGAACGGCGACCAGCCGGAGCTCCTGGTCGACTATCGCAACATCACCGAAGTCCACTTCAGAATCGTGAGGTTTGATTTTGAAACTCACATTCAAAGCTCACAACGCGAGCCCCATTATGTCTACAACAATGAGTTACAGGAGTTATTGGCCCGCCCATTTCTCAAATCCTGGTCCGTCGAATTGCCTGCGACGGAGGACTACAAGGCACGAATCGAAACGCTGGAACCGCCCGCCGGGTTGCCGCCGGGATCGTACTTGTTGATCGCAAGCGGCAAGCAGGACTTTTCGCTGGACGAGAACCAGATCTCAGTGGTCGAGATCTGGGTCAGCGATTTGGCACTGGTCGTACGAACTTCATTCAACAGCACCGTGGTCAACGGATTTGTTTTGGATGCTCAGTCCGGTGAACCCATCCGGGGTGCTACGGTCGACGCATGGATTCGTCAGCGTGACGGACGTAGCACGCGGAGCATGTCGGTGCGAACCGATCAAAGCGGATTCTATGAGTTTCAACCGACCCCTCGTCAGCAACTGACGATCCATGCACGGCACCGCAATCAATCGCTGTCGTCGGACAACGTGATTTCGGTGCGGGCGCGGCGTGACCAAGAAGAGCTCGTTCGCGCGACGAAATTCTTTACCGATCGCTCCATTTACCGCCCCGGTCAAACCATTCAGTACAAGGGCATCTGCCATTCGTACAACCAAGCCGACGGCGATTACAAGACATCGCCCAACATGCCGGTTACGGTTGCCCTGTTCGATGCCAACAACCAGGAAATCCATCGGCAAGAACATCGCTGCAATGCGTACGGCAGCTTCAGCGGCAGCTTCACCGCCCCGGCAGATCAACTCACCGGTCGCATGTCCATACGCGTCGTCAACGGTCCCAATGGACAAGCTCAGGTTTCCGTCGAACAGTACAAGCGGCCCCAGTTCAAGACAGAACTGGATGCACCGGAGGTCGCTGCAAAACTAAACGAACCTGTCGAGCTGACCGGACACGCCACCGCGTACAGCGGCGCACCGATGAACGGTGCGACCGTTTCCTATCGCGTGGTTCGCGAAGTTCGCTATCCCGGTTGGTGGTATTGGCGTTGCTGGTGGGCTCCACCGCTGGCCAACAGCCAAGAGATCTCGCACGGAACGACGGAAGTAGGCGATGACGGAACGTACAAGATCTCTTTCGTCGCCAAACCCGACGCCTCTGTCCCTTTGGAGAGCGAGCCCACATTCCGATACACGGTGTTTGCCGATGTGACCGATACCACGGGCGAGACGCGATCGGATTCCAAGACCGTTCAAGTCGGCTACACGGCATTGGCGGCGACGCTGTCGACAGACTCATGGCTGGTCAGCGATTCCGGCGTTCCGCTTCGCATCGCCACGAAAACACTGGACGGAGTCGGCCAAGCCGCCAGTGGTGAAATCAAAATCCATGTGGTCCAGCAACCCGAAGAAGTGATTCCGCCGCGATTGTTAGCGAGCAATCAGTACTACCGTGGCAACACGGAACCGGAGAAGCCCGATCCGTCCGTGCCCTCCTCGTGGGAACTCGGTGAACTGGTCGAAGAACTGTCGTTCGAAACCGACGCCGGTGGCAACGCCGAGTTGAAAACCAAGCCACTCGCCCCGGGAATCTACCGAGCGTTGCTGTCCACCGAAGACCGATTTGGAAAGTCGGTTTCCGCCGTCGTTCAGTTCCACGTCTTCGATCCTGATGCGAAACAATTTTCAGCCAAGCTGCCCAGTAAGTTCTTGGTCAAAGACACGACGGTCCAACCGGGCGACACCTTGGTCGCGATCTGGGGCAGTGGGTACACCAAAGCCCGTGCGTACATCGAGATCGAACATGAAGGCAGGATCATGCGAGGATTCTGGACCACGCCTGGCCAGACCCAGATGAAACTGGAGCAGCCGGTGACCGAAGACATGCGTGGCGGCTTTACTGTTCGGATGACGATGGTGCACGACAATCGTATTCACGAACACTCTCAACGCATTCCCGTGGAATGGAACAACAAGAAGCTGTCCGTCAGTTGGGAACACATGGTTTCCAAACTCGAACCGGGCAGCAAGGAGACTTGGACAGCGACCGTCACCGGCCCCGATGCAGAGAATCGATTCGCCGAGATGGTCGCCACCCTCTACGACGCGTCTCTGGATGCGTATCAGTCTCACACATGGTCCAGTACTTTCGGTGTGTTTTACCAAGACCATACGCGGATACGTTTGATGTTCGCCAATTCGTCAAAGAATTTCCATCGTGTGCATCAAACTTGGGGACAGCAGTATCTGGATCCCGCGCTCACCTATCGGCATTTCCTGCCGGAACTGACGTACAACTATCACGGGTTCCAAATGGCGCGCATGCGTCGGGGTGGATTCAGTACAGGCGCGCCCATGCCGATGGCGGCAGCCGAGGGGATGATGGATGGCGAAGCTGCCTCAGCGCCAATGGATGGTGTGGCGTTGTACTCCTCCGTCGCCCCGATGGCCAAAGCGACGGCCGAACAAGCATCGGGCCAGCAAGACGCCTCCCAGCCGGACTTGAACCAAGTCGCTCTGCGAAAGAACCTCAATGAGACCGCGTTCTTCTTTCCCCACTTGCTCTCCGACAAGGATGGCCAGGTGAAGCTCGAGTTCGAGATGCCCGAAGCGTTGACGGAGTGGAAATTCATGGGCTTTGCCCACGACAACGACCTGAGTGCCGGCCTACTGACCGGTTCGACCGTGACGCAAAAAGACATCATGGTCCAACCAAACCCACCTCGATTCTTGCGAGACGGAGATCAGTTGGAATTCACGGTCAAGGTCAGCAACCTTTCGCCGACCCGTCAGACCGGCACGGTCCGCTTGAGTTTTCTCGATGCCCGCACCGAAGAGAGCATCGACGACCAAATCGCGAATCGTGACAGTGATCAAGACTTTGCGATCCCGGCTGGTTCCTCCGAAACATTTTCTTGGAAAATCAGCATCCCCGACGGCACGCCTTGGTTGATCTATCGCGCCGTCGCTTCGACTGGAAAACTCTCCGACGGACAACAAGACTTCCTGCCGGTCCTTTCCCGCCGTGTCTTGGTCACCGAATCGATGCAATTGCCGATTCGTGGCCAACAGACCA from Stieleria varia carries:
- a CDS encoding alpha-2-macroglobulin family protein gives rise to the protein MKRLFVPFLILATLLVVYRTHTAAEPQQPQEQQSQEQWTRVKDAMNQGLPKTAIEELAPIIERSKAESKFDEWIHAVTLQITLESNIEGNQPVERITRLEKAIETAPPETKAVMNTLLANWYWNHFRQNRWRYQQRTQSSGGGSDDIETWDLPRILAKVDEVFTTALSDKAALQQIPIERFGEVFVPGNVSDAYRPTLFDVLAHDALEFYTAGEQGGSKSQDYFEPAAESPIFSDTADFIAWEPETTDADSPTLRAIRLYQDLLRFHESDEDVTAFADNDLSRIVLASAKAVGAEKQDRYLASLRRLIERYDDHPVSALARHYLAQQHHNNEDFVLAHEIASVAVERFADSVGGRRCHNLIQQIEAKQLEVRTERVWNGDQPELLVDYRNITEVHFRIVRFDFETHIQSSQREPHYVYNNELQELLARPFLKSWSVELPATEDYKARIETLEPPAGLPPGSYLLIASGKQDFSLDENQISVVEIWVSDLALVVRTSFNSTVVNGFVLDAQSGEPIRGATVDAWIRQRDGRSTRSMSVRTDQSGFYEFQPTPRQQLTIHARHRNQSLSSDNVISVRARRDQEELVRATKFFTDRSIYRPGQTIQYKGICHSYNQADGDYKTSPNMPVTVALFDANNQEIHRQEHRCNAYGSFSGSFTAPADQLTGRMSIRVVNGPNGQAQVSVEQYKRPQFKTELDAPEVAAKLNEPVELTGHATAYSGAPMNGATVSYRVVREVRYPGWWYWRCWWAPPLANSQEISHGTTEVGDDGTYKISFVAKPDASVPLESEPTFRYTVFADVTDTTGETRSDSKTVQVGYTALAATLSTDSWLVSDSGVPLRIATKTLDGVGQAASGEIKIHVVQQPEEVIPPRLLASNQYYRGNTEPEKPDPSVPSSWELGELVEELSFETDAGGNAELKTKPLAPGIYRALLSTEDRFGKSVSAVVQFHVFDPDAKQFSAKLPSKFLVKDTTVQPGDTLVAIWGSGYTKARAYIEIEHEGRIMRGFWTTPGQTQMKLEQPVTEDMRGGFTVRMTMVHDNRIHEHSQRIPVEWNNKKLSVSWEHMVSKLEPGSKETWTATVTGPDAENRFAEMVATLYDASLDAYQSHTWSSTFGVFYQDHTRIRLMFANSSKNFHRVHQTWGQQYLDPALTYRHFLPELTYNYHGFQMARMRRGGFSTGAPMPMAAAEGMMDGEAASAPMDGVALYSSVAPMAKATAEQASGQQDASQPDLNQVALRKNLNETAFFFPHLLSDKDGQVKLEFEMPEALTEWKFMGFAHDNDLSAGLLTGSTVTQKDIMVQPNPPRFLRDGDQLEFTVKVSNLSPTRQTGTVRLSFLDARTEESIDDQIANRDSDQDFAIPAGSSETFSWKISIPDGTPWLIYRAVASTGKLSDGQQDFLPVLSRRVLVTESMQLPIRGQQTKQFEFDKLRDSGNSDSLTHQSLTVQMASNPSWYAVMALPYLMEYPYECNEQTFNRMYANSLAQHIAGSDARIENVFAQWRGTKALDSPLEKNAELKSVMLQETPWLSDGKDESAARRNVGILFEKNRLASELKSQLKKLTENQLPGGGWSWFPGGRENEFITLYITTGFGRLRHLGTDVDVSAAVKALAFLDAEMTERYTRIDEGNRKDNQLSPHVAFYLYGRTFFLKDHPIDDSNRVAFDYWKSQAQKYWLDLNNRQSQAHIAVALKRLGDAPTANAIMRSIDERSVSDEEMGMYWRDTERSWWWYRAPIETQAMMIEAFDEVADDAESVEACKVWLLKQKQTRDWKTTKATADAVYALLLRGTDLLRSTELVMVELAGEAVQPESVEAGTGYYEQKFLAGDISAEQSQVTVIKKDPGVAWGSVHWQYLENIDKVTTHSDGPLSLTKEYSIKRNTADGPKLIPITENESPQVGDELVARIVVKTDRDMEYVHLRDQRGSGTEPVNVLSGYRFQDGLAYYESTQDTASHYFIDYLPKGTYVFEYSVRVQHRGQYQTGLASIQCMYAPEFNSHSESVELRVR